Proteins found in one Triticum aestivum cultivar Chinese Spring chromosome 4D, IWGSC CS RefSeq v2.1, whole genome shotgun sequence genomic segment:
- the LOC123100708 gene encoding germin-like protein 8-11 — protein MFKPSLTPQSQTETQEREKDQMASSSSFLLLAVLLALVSWQATASDPSPLQDFCVADMNSPVRVNGFVCKNPMEVNADDFFKAAALDKPRVTNKVGSNVTLINVMQIAGLNTLGISIARIDYAPLGQNPPHTHPRATEILTVLEGTLYVGFVTSNKPAPNRNKFLSKVLNKGDAFVFPVGLIHFQFNPNPHKPAVAIAALSSQNPGAITIANAVFGSDPQISDDVLAKAFQVEKNTIDWLQAQFWENNHN, from the exons ATGTTCAAACCATCACTCACGCCACAATCACAAACAGAAACACAGGAGAGAGAAAAAGATCAGATGGCATcatcctcttccttccttctccttgctGTTCTTCTTGCGTTGGTCTCATGGCAGGCCACTGCCTCCGATCCTAGCCCCCTCCAGGACTTTTGTGTCGCCGACATGAATTCACCAG TACGTGTCAATGGGTTTGTTTGCAAGAACCCAATGGAGGTCAACGCTGATGACTTCTTCAAGGCAGCCGCCCTCGACAAGCCTAGGGTGACCAACAAGGTTGGATCCAACGTCACTTTGATCAACGTCATGCAGATTGCTGGACTCAACACCCTCGGCATCTCAATTGCGCGCATCGACTATGCTCCCTTGGGTCAAAACCCACCACATACGCACCCTCGCGCCACTGAGATCCTCACGGTGCTTGAGGGGACACTGTACGTTGGCTTTGTCACATCCAACAAGCCCGCCCCAAACAGAAACAAGTTCCTCTCGAAGGTGCTCAACAAAGGTGATGCGTTCGTCTTCCCCGTGGGGCTCATCCACTTCCAATTCAACCCCAACCCCCACAAGCCCGCCGTTGCAATTGCCGCGCTCAGCAGCCAGAACCCAGGGGCTATCACAATTGCCAATGCGGTGTTTGGGTCAGACCCACAAATATCCGATGATGTTCTTGCCAAGGCGTTTCAGGTGGAAAAGAATACAATAGACTGGCTCCAGGCTCAGTTCTGGGAGAACAACCACAACTAA